The Mesorhizobium koreense genome includes a window with the following:
- a CDS encoding sugar-binding transcriptional regulator — protein sequence MNGRQESGNSSRLDDAARAGWLYYVAGNTQDQIAAKLGVSRQSAQRLVSLAVSEGLVRVRIDHPIANCLELAQRLKSRYALDLAEVVPSDPDSPSTTIGVAEAAAAEIERRLSSPEPIVMALGTGRTLKAAVEQLPAMECPQHKVVSLTGNIAPDGSAAFYNVIFTLADTVKARSFPMPLPVIVSSPDERAMLLSQPMIQPTLALAARADVTFIGLGDLGPNAPLYEDGFITEAELKALQKAGAVGEIVGWAFDRDGRMIEGITNDRVASAPIPSREKSLVVALAMGERKLPGIRAAANRRLVNGLITDERTAAALLEG from the coding sequence ATGAACGGGCGCCAGGAAAGCGGCAATTCAAGCAGGCTCGACGATGCGGCGCGCGCCGGCTGGCTCTATTATGTCGCCGGCAACACGCAGGACCAGATCGCCGCCAAGCTTGGCGTTTCGCGCCAATCGGCGCAGCGGCTCGTCTCGCTCGCTGTTTCAGAGGGATTGGTTCGGGTCCGTATCGATCATCCGATCGCCAATTGCCTGGAACTGGCACAGCGTCTCAAGTCGCGCTACGCGCTCGACCTGGCGGAAGTCGTACCGAGCGACCCGGATTCGCCCTCGACCACCATCGGGGTCGCGGAAGCCGCCGCCGCCGAGATCGAGCGGCGGCTTTCCTCGCCCGAACCGATCGTCATGGCGCTCGGCACCGGCCGCACGCTGAAGGCGGCGGTCGAACAGCTTCCGGCGATGGAGTGCCCGCAGCACAAGGTCGTGTCGCTCACCGGCAACATCGCGCCGGACGGATCGGCAGCCTTCTACAACGTCATCTTCACGCTCGCCGACACGGTCAAGGCGCGCAGCTTCCCGATGCCGCTCCCCGTCATCGTCTCCTCGCCCGACGAGCGCGCGATGCTGCTTTCCCAGCCGATGATCCAGCCAACGCTGGCTCTCGCCGCCCGCGCAGACGTGACCTTCATCGGGCTCGGCGATCTCGGACCGAACGCGCCGCTCTACGAGGACGGGTTCATTACGGAAGCGGAACTGAAGGCGTTGCAGAAGGCCGGAGCGGTCGGCGAGATCGTCGGCTGGGCCTTCGACCGCGACGGGCGGATGATCGAAGGCATAACCAACGACCGGGTCGCGTCGGCGCCGATCCCGTCACGCGAGAAGTCGCTGGTGGTGGCGCTCGCCATGGGCGAGAGGAAGCTGCCCGGCATCCGCGCCGCCGCCAACCGGCGGCTGGTCAACGGGCTCATCACCGACGAAAGGACCGCGGCGGCGCTGCTGGAGGGGTGA
- a CDS encoding ABC transporter substrate-binding protein encodes MKPKSLLAAAALAAALFATPALAADKLTVLLDWFVNPDHAPLVVAKQKGFFKQEGLDVELVPPSDPSAVPRLVGAGQADVGVYYQPNLYLDHAAGVPIVRFGTLVETPLNSVIALADGPVKSLADLKGKSVGYSVSGFEDALLAEMLSSAGLGLKDVNLVNVNFSLSPSLIAGKVDAVIGGYRNFELTQMRLAGHPGRAFYPEEHGVPPYDELIYITRPELAHDPRLPRFLAAVEKAALWLTNHPDDAWQAFIAAYPDLNDALNKQAWQDTLPRFSKSPAAFDAERYRRFGDFLVKRGLIKQAPPLGDISVEVGAGG; translated from the coding sequence ATGAAACCGAAATCCCTGCTTGCCGCCGCCGCTCTTGCTGCGGCGCTGTTCGCCACGCCCGCGCTCGCTGCGGATAAACTGACGGTCCTGCTCGACTGGTTCGTCAACCCCGATCATGCGCCGCTGGTGGTGGCAAAGCAAAAAGGCTTCTTCAAGCAAGAGGGGCTGGACGTCGAACTGGTGCCGCCTTCCGATCCTTCCGCTGTGCCGCGCTTGGTGGGCGCGGGGCAGGCGGATGTCGGGGTCTATTACCAGCCCAACCTCTATCTCGACCATGCCGCCGGCGTGCCCATCGTCCGCTTCGGCACGCTGGTCGAAACGCCGCTCAACAGCGTCATCGCGCTCGCCGACGGGCCGGTGAAATCGTTAGCCGACCTGAAAGGGAAATCGGTCGGCTATTCGGTGTCCGGTTTCGAGGACGCGTTGCTCGCCGAGATGCTGTCGAGCGCCGGGCTCGGGCTGAAGGACGTCAACCTCGTCAACGTCAATTTCTCGCTGTCGCCATCGCTCATTGCCGGCAAGGTCGATGCCGTCATCGGCGGCTACCGCAATTTCGAGCTCACCCAGATGCGGCTTGCCGGCCATCCCGGCCGCGCCTTCTATCCCGAGGAGCACGGCGTGCCGCCCTATGACGAGCTGATCTACATCACGCGGCCCGAACTCGCCCACGATCCCCGCCTGCCGCGCTTCCTCGCGGCGGTGGAAAAGGCGGCGCTCTGGCTGACCAATCATCCGGACGACGCCTGGCAGGCCTTCATCGCCGCCTATCCGGACCTGAACGACGCCCTGAACAAACAAGCCTGGCAGGACACGCTGCCGCGTTTCTCCAAGAGCCCGGCCGCGTTCGATGCGGAGCGCTATCGGCGTTTCGGCGATTTTTTGGTCAAGCGCGGGCTCATCAAACAGGCGCCGCCGCTGGGGGATATTTCGGTGGAGGTAGGCGCGGGGGGATGA
- a CDS encoding ABC transporter permease, translated as MTGVHSGTGFLVALAVPLIAWQLAIFVFRPAPYILPSPVEVLAAFARQPGFFGWNGLVTVSEIALGFLCGASFGALVALAMAALPRFERLAWPLLLVVQSFPVFVVAPLLVVWFGFGMASKVIMASIIIFFPIASTFADGLRRTDPDILDAVALTSATRWQTLRYIRLPLAMPALASGLRIAAPLAPLGAVVGEWVGASAGLGFVMVQANARMQTDRVFAAMALLAALSLILRWAVDRLAPLLTPWEAQDKDTPS; from the coding sequence TTGACCGGCGTTCACAGCGGAACCGGGTTTCTCGTTGCGCTCGCAGTACCCCTGATCGCCTGGCAGCTTGCCATCTTCGTCTTCCGCCCCGCGCCCTACATCCTTCCTTCGCCGGTTGAGGTGCTTGCCGCATTCGCGCGTCAGCCCGGCTTCTTCGGCTGGAACGGGCTCGTCACGGTGAGCGAGATCGCGCTCGGCTTCCTCTGCGGCGCCTCGTTCGGGGCGCTGGTGGCGCTGGCGATGGCGGCGCTGCCGCGCTTCGAGCGGCTCGCATGGCCGCTGCTTCTTGTCGTCCAGTCCTTTCCAGTCTTCGTCGTCGCACCGCTTCTGGTGGTTTGGTTTGGCTTCGGCATGGCCTCGAAGGTGATCATGGCCTCGATCATCATCTTCTTTCCCATCGCTTCCACCTTCGCGGATGGGCTCCGCCGCACCGATCCGGATATCCTCGACGCGGTAGCGCTGACATCCGCCACGCGCTGGCAGACGCTGCGTTACATCCGCCTGCCGCTTGCCATGCCGGCGCTGGCTTCGGGCCTACGCATCGCCGCACCGCTTGCGCCGCTCGGCGCCGTGGTGGGCGAATGGGTCGGCGCCTCGGCCGGGCTCGGCTTCGTCATGGTGCAGGCCAATGCCCGCATGCAGACCGACAGGGTCTTCGCCGCCATGGCGCTGCTCGCCGCGCTCAGCCTCATCCTCCGCTGGGCTGTCGATCGGCTCGCTCCGCTGCTCACGCCTTGGGAAGCGCAAGACAAGGACACTCCATCATGA
- the thiD gene encoding bifunctional hydroxymethylpyrimidine kinase/phosphomethylpyrimidine kinase: MIRNVLSIAGSDPSGGAGIQADLKTFAARGVYGMAAITALTAQNTQGVSGVEAVSPGFVEDQIEAIFEDIRVDAVKIGMIANAGIARAVAGVLSAHPTVPIVLDPVMVAKGGSALLAPDAVEALTTRLLPLATMLTPNLPEAAALLGEPVAADRAGMSAQATRLRAFGPASVLIKGGHLEGEGSPDVLATMDGLEWFEAERIATPNTHGTGCTLSSAIAAELAKGANAREAVRAAKAYIAGAIAAADQLSVGSGHGPVHHFHALWQA, translated from the coding sequence ATGATCCGCAATGTCCTTTCCATCGCCGGTTCCGACCCGTCCGGCGGCGCTGGCATCCAGGCGGATCTCAAGACGTTCGCCGCGCGCGGCGTCTACGGCATGGCCGCCATCACGGCGCTGACGGCGCAGAATACGCAAGGCGTTTCCGGCGTCGAGGCGGTGTCCCCCGGTTTCGTCGAGGACCAGATCGAAGCAATCTTCGAGGATATCCGCGTCGATGCGGTGAAGATTGGTATGATCGCCAATGCTGGCATCGCCCGCGCCGTGGCCGGCGTGCTTTCGGCTCATCCGACCGTGCCGATCGTGCTCGACCCGGTGATGGTGGCGAAGGGCGGCTCGGCGCTGCTCGCGCCCGACGCGGTTGAGGCGCTGACGACGCGGCTGTTGCCGCTTGCGACGATGCTGACGCCCAACCTGCCGGAAGCTGCCGCGCTGCTCGGCGAGCCGGTGGCGGCCGACCGCGCCGGCATGTCGGCACAGGCGACGCGGCTCCGCGCGTTCGGGCCGGCGTCGGTGCTGATCAAGGGCGGCCATCTGGAAGGCGAGGGCAGCCCCGACGTGCTGGCGACGATGGACGGTCTGGAGTGGTTCGAGGCGGAACGTATCGCGACCCCAAACACGCACGGCACCGGCTGCACGCTTTCGAGCGCGATCGCCGCTGAACTGGCGAAAGGGGCGAACGCGCGCGAAGCGGTACGGGCGGCAAAAGCCTATATAGCCGGCGCCATCGCGGCCGCTGACCAGCTCTCGGTCGGGTCCGGCCACGGGCCGGTGCATCATTTCCATGCGCTCTGGCAAGCCTGA
- the thiE gene encoding thiamine phosphate synthase: protein MKKPFDLSLYLVLDPDLCGPMGMVETTRAAVAGGVTMVQLRDKHASTAEMIEMGRVLKVVLAGTSVPLIVNDDVEAAIALQTEGLHVGQEDCDARSARARIGPDMILGVSVETEALAAAIDPAIVDYAGVGPVFATPTKPDHKRPVGLDGLARLVAASPVPTVAISGLKAEHAAPVLAAGADGLAVVSAICGKPDPRRAAEEIVEAISAARRQMRPGEKAEAER from the coding sequence ATGAAAAAGCCGTTCGACCTCTCGCTCTATCTGGTGCTCGACCCCGATCTCTGCGGGCCGATGGGCATGGTCGAGACCACGCGCGCGGCGGTCGCCGGCGGCGTCACCATGGTGCAATTGCGCGACAAGCATGCCTCTACCGCCGAGATGATCGAGATGGGCAGGGTGCTGAAAGTGGTGCTCGCCGGCACCAGCGTGCCGCTTATCGTAAACGACGATGTCGAGGCGGCGATCGCGCTTCAGACGGAGGGACTGCATGTCGGGCAGGAGGATTGCGACGCGCGCTCCGCCCGCGCCCGCATCGGTCCGGATATGATCCTCGGCGTCTCGGTCGAGACGGAAGCGCTCGCCGCCGCGATTGACCCGGCGATCGTCGACTATGCCGGGGTCGGCCCTGTCTTCGCCACCCCCACCAAGCCGGATCACAAGCGGCCGGTCGGCCTCGACGGGCTCGCGCGGCTGGTTGCCGCTTCGCCGGTGCCGACCGTCGCCATCAGCGGGCTGAAGGCCGAGCATGCCGCCCCGGTGCTGGCAGCCGGAGCGGATGGCCTCGCCGTCGTCTCGGCCATCTGCGGCAAGCCCGATCCGCGCCGCGCGGCGGAGGAGATTGTGGAAGCAATTTCTGCCGCGAGGCGGCAGATGCGGCCCGGCGAGAAGGCGGAGGCAGAGCGATGA